ACTGTAAAAAGTTTTCATGGTCTAATGTCgctttcctcagactgtccattgctgcagctcctctattcagcctctgtctcaaacacctAGAGTCGTGAATTCCTTCTTCATTCCCTCTCGACCAGGAATTCTTGTACAATCCTGTTCCTTCATTATCTAATCTACTCAACTTTAGAGATGCGTTGTGAGCCTGAGgattattaaatgtacttttccTTCTAGTCTATCTCGACGGGCTCACACAGGAAGGTCCAGCTCCTTGGCGACGTCGAGCTGTTTAACGAACACGCTCATCTGGTCGTCTCGGCCCTGCTGAGTGGGAGCTCGCCACGGTGTGAAGTCTAAACCGATCTGGAgccagaagaagaggagaacaagTGACCTCACGCAGCTCGTCAGagattattttatcattttaccTTCATTAATGTTCAGAAGTTCCTGAACTTCCTGGCACGAGAGAGACTGTGACTGACTGAGTTACATTAACTTTTCCCAGCAGAGAAGACTAAGAGGAGTTTTAACAAGTTaaatcctcttttcttttccagaaGTCACATTCAAGTGGATTTCTTTAAGGGATGAAAGAATGTGTGTAAAGTGGTCGTGTgtaacacgtgtgtgtgtttctgcaacCTGGTTTCAGTGTGAAGAGGTTTAGGTTGAAGTCACAGACTCTTATAAGGAGAGGAATTCAATTTGAAGGAGAGAATTACTTGGAAAAAAATCGGTCCTCAACATCAATACaggtaaatacagttttgtgggtgtgtgtgtgtgtgtgtgtgtttctacctCTCCTACAGCAACAAGGCGTTCTCTGTGTTCGTAGAGCAGCGGCAGAGCAGCATCCAGGTCCTGTAAATAAACGTCCACATAAAAAGCTGCACAACTAAAAGAGACTTTATTTTCAGGGCTCATCaaaagcctcttttttttttacattaaatcgGATAAAACTTGAAACCACAAATATAATCAGAGCAGAAACGAAATATAGTTTAATGTTTACATCACAGCCGGAGTTGTGTATTTTAGTTAGGGGCCTTTGTTCCCCTGCAGaggacccccccctccctctgataCCACTGAGAAGAGTGGGAACAGTTACGCTCCTCGTCAAGTCAGAATCAACAGAGTGAAATCCGTCTGTTTTGCCACCTGAGGCCTGGCGCTGCGCTGCTCGGGCCCCTCGCCGCCCTGCAGAGGATGGACCCCGAAACATGGAGCCACCACATCTGGATAGCTgtgagaaaagagcagaggtcATAATAAACATATGGCTGTCCTGCAGGGAGCAGCTGTGAAAGAGAATGTAAACTATCTTCAATCTATACGTTGTGCATGAGGGACTTCATGAGAAGGTACTTTTACCCCAGGGTGGCGTTATTGTTCTGTAGTTACAGATGCTCTGCCACAATCTTATCAATTTAGAGATGAGCTCCATTTGAAAAGCATTTTGTTCACTAAACTGTTCTGATTATTGCAGATTCTGAAGATGTCCcttgtttttattcaacttAATTTTAATTAAGTTCAAATCTGAAATGTGTCCCCTGTCTCCCCCTTCTCTTGTTTCTATTTGCTAGTCCAACAAGTTTTATAAATTGAAGTTCAAGCCGAACTCGTTCTCcttgtattttttatgtttttccttcCTGCTTTCTCTTACATTATATAATTGTTCAAGAAACTTTATACAGTACGTCCTGGGACTGACTATTccacactgaggacacacagaccGTTGTTGCAGCTGGAGAAGTCTGCTGAACTCCCCGACTTCTTCTGTTACAGCAATCAGAGTCTCTACCccagcctgcacacacacacacacacacacacacacacacagaaacacacacaaaactgtatTCATCTGCAGCAATATACCTATTGTTCGGTTCTATGTCCGAGCTGAGTGTTCTGTACAGCAACTTTCAGATATACACTAAACTCTGAATATTCTCCTTGGAATCTCACTTGTTGTTAAACTTCCCTCAGTTTTATGAGCATTTTGCATCTGTTTTTGAGTCGTCTTCTTTCAAAGACAAACTGGGAGAAAGACCTGATCCCATCGTTCGCTCTCCAAGGGACGTTCTAGTTCTTAAACCTTAAAACTCTTGTAAGGGAAAATTCAACAAACCAGGTGTctcactactgtggccttggcaaacagggagtttgctacagcggacggacacagcagatagacacagaggaggatttcatatattttttcttattacgttttatgaaacacctctttgtattagttctggcTTGTCTTCTTATTTTCATATTGTCTCGAGAAACGCATCTTTGTATAAATCCTGGCTTTTTCACacttgcagccagttgttccatccTGAGCACCCGTacttgttgtgtaaactctgcagagcttactactataaagactcaatggcaacaccagtctgagaatttcattatttcaaatctcaagatgaatttccatcacccTCAATTTAGGTTTTTCCAGTGTCACTGgttgaatttgtattttctcttcgTGGCTTGTATGTCAGCCGTGATGCAGTTTTAGTGAAAGCTGGGGAACGAATAGAGTTTGACCAGAGAACCGACCTGTCTGCTTCTCTGCATCACATCCTCCAGATCctgtgacaacaaaaacaactgtgaTCAACTGAGTCAAAGTGGAGCCACCAGCCACAGAGTCAAAGAGCACATTGAAATTCTCGAATTAGTATTTGTGATGcaaacaaattgttttattcaaataGTTTAAACTGCTCTTGAAAGTTGTTTACATCCAGTTAGCTTTGTGCTCATGGTGTTTACAGACACGGGACCGTCTACCTGCTCAAACTCACGAGCCGAGATGTGACAGTGAGAGTCAACGAAGCCGAGTTCCATCGAggaattaaaatataaaaaacgaGGAGACTTGAAAACGCAGAAAGAAACGTTTTGTCAGATGAGAGCGGCACGGAACGTTTCCGCTGAGCCAACCGGAAGTGTTGCTCCGAGTGGGCGGGGGACCCTGTTAGCCGTCGGACCCGGAAGTCCCATCTGTGGTTCCGGTTTGACAAAGAATATAAACAAGTTGGCGGTAAAGATGGAGACGGAAGAGTTCCGAGTCCCGGTGGCGACGAAGAAACAAGTGACGGAGCTGGTGGACAAatacaaagacattttaaaaactgcGCTGGACGGACAGACGGAAGTCCCCGAGGACACGCGACGGGTTTtactgcaggagctgctgatggtGAGTTACTTTACGTTACGTTACATTGCGTTACATGACATTACATTCAACTGTTCAGTAAAAGAAATCCCCTTCgagaaataataacaataataaatcaaatctaATATATGATATTTTCTCGTGAGGAAGTTTATTCGGACCAAAGTgcgacagcagctgcagaacgtaacaacaacaaacagtgaGAATCAGATACACGTGATCATCCGGATCTTACACATATAAAGACtaataatgcagaataaaagtgagTTGAATATTTCACCTGATCCTAAAAACACGCTAAACGATATAAAACACTAAAAGGAAATAACgcataaaagatgaaaaagtaaaaagggTGGAGCACATTCACACTAAAGTCAACCATCGCACACAAATATACAATTGTAACACCCTTCTACCACACACTACTAAATAGGTGggcttttcatttatatttataaatatcaatattttcatAAACTTCCAGATTCGAACTGTAGCAGCAGCACTACGCCCCCCTGTGGTGGGAGTGCTACTAAACATATATCAACTACAACATCACTgagtagagctcatacctcctGTATGTTAATGTGAATACAATTTTCTATAAAtaacaaatgacacaaacatcacattatACATCACAAACAGTTGACTGATTAGGTagaatgtgttgttgtgttagaAACTCTTCAAACTGTACATGTTGCATTGTTGTGTGAACTCTTAGTGTTTGTGCTCAGATCTGTGTTCACTTGTGTGTCCGTGCAGAACTTTGAAGCTGCTGTTCAGGACAACGTGTTGGTGAATGGAAAACCTTGGGAGGAGGCACCTGACGCTGAGGGTGATTCACTTTGTCCCTCATCTAACTCCTCAACCTGTTTTCATGTGTTCACCGGACAAATCAGCTCCCTGACGTCTACAGCATGTTCAATAaagtctttttctgtttctccttcccGAGCAGAGGACGAGTCGGCTGATCTGGAGAGCCTCCTGGATGACACCATCGTTGAGACCACCAGGAGGCGCCGTACTTACCCCAGACAGATCCTGCCTCACGTGGTCCACTCCCTCAAGGCTGAGCGTAAACTCATGGTGGGTGTGGGAGTCGCTTTGTCCTAAATAAGCAGCTCAGATGTTGCTGTGAGGTCAGTGGAGATCGACTGCAGagccctgaactggagaatcagtcgTTGATTGACAACATCACTAACGTCGATGCTGCTCCTGACGCTGGTCGCCTGGTCGTTCAAATCTTATTACTGTTATTGAAAGTATCTTTCCAAATCGTACAAAATTCAACTCTGCACTTCACTGGGCTTCTGATGATGCACAGCAGGaatgtgaagccgataagacgACTGGTTCCTAGAGAtatgagagacacacacacagagagagagagggacttcTGGAATTATTAGATAGATATAAGGAAAAGAACATGAATATAATCACATAAATAACGTGCATCACAGTAACTGTCTATCCAgaagttatttctcatttacATCCACtgtcatgttgtgtttccaGGGGCTTTACGAACAAGCAGTCCGACCCCAGGAGGTGGCCAGAGACCCTGATCAAGGTAtttactgaacacacacacacaaatatttaaactcTTTTAATCTCTGATGCTCAGAAAGAAGTTTAAAGTTCTGCCAGTCAGTTCATTATCAACTTAAAACATGTGAgtttatgaatataataattaCCCATGAACACCTGATAGAAAATGTGAtctagtgtttttgttttattcctctTTGGTTGAAAATGTTGCATATTCTCTCCGGTGGGTTCATATCCACCGACTTTGTGTGCCGGGCATTTTCTTCTTGCTTTCATGAAATCAGGAAGAGCTACTTCTCTCTGAGACAGTTGAAAGTTTCAGGCTAAGTGAACTGAAATACCTGGAGAAGCTGCTTCTGGTTCAGTTCATGAGTTTCAGTCGACTTCAGTAGATTCGTGTCTGCGTGAAGAGTCGACTCCTTTCCACATTATTCCTGTGGTTTATCACCGTTCAGCTGATATTTGGGTTCAAACCTGTCGCAGCTCTCGTGAAACACACAATAGATTAGTGGTAGAAGATAGATTAGTAGATGATTATTCACTTATTTACATAAATTCTCCACATAATGTTTATTAACCATAGAATCTAATCCTAAATGTTGTTTCCTCAGAGAACATCATGACTGATTTGTCCGCTGCAGCTCCTGAGATGGTGAAACAGGCCATCCAGGTTATCAAGGTGACACAGCAAACCGGCACTTATACACGTTTAATAGATATGtatttcaataaaatgtttataattTCCCCCCCTTTTGTTCGCCCTCAGTCGATCAGCACTCTGCAGAAACAGGCCGAGGGCCTCTGTGAGATCCTCAACATGAAGCCCAGCCACACCAGCCTGGAGATCCACAGAGAAGTGTTCAGCTGCACCGGCCAATCAGACGCTCCGATGCTGGCCCCGGGCAGAGCGGCAGAGAACAGGCAGCCAATCGAGCAAGCCGTAGAAGAAGCGGTGGCCTCAGAATGCTACGTGCCTCTCGCCAAGAGACCCGGTCACCCCGTGGGGGGGGCTGAACCAGAGAAGAGCACTTTCTGATCAGAACATTTCAATTTGCCGTCCTGTCTCAAAGTTTGTCTTCGTTTTAAGATCTTTGCTGTTTATATAAACTCTTTCAAACCCAAACTCGACCTGTGCTGTGtcatttttaaaaagtcttaatgTTTGTCATTTTCCTCCATTAAATAACTCAAACTCTTTctgacctgctgctctgtgtctctgtctgaagTTCACGGTTTCCCTCAAAACCTCAAACAGAAGtgaaaagcttcttttttttttcagaggttCAACTATTCTTAGTTGTGGTTTAACTCAGTTGTTTGTTGGTTATTTCTGCAGAATGTGGGATTAAAGAGATAAACCACAGTGTGTGGTTATCGACCGATGGGTTGTGTGTCGGTAACCAGATAGTGGTCACATGACTTATGTGAACCGGCCTCGCTGCTGCTTCTTCTAAACGtgcaacaaattaaaaaggtgAAAAGGAAGCTGAAGTGAAACTGCAGGTTTCTCGCCTGTTGTTTAGACTTCACCAGAAACTGTTGTGTGTCGGAGACGCTGAGCCGGAGCGCACACGCTTTAAACTCCTGGGATGTCAGAGAGCAAGGACGACCACCTGTGGGACACGTGTGTGGTAAGATCACGCTTCTTTTCCTGCTGTGGACCAAGAcacaaggtcagaggtcatgggtTGTAAATGAGGGAGAGTGAATGAACTTCTATTGGTCAGTGGtcactgaagtgtgtgtgtgtgtgtgtgtctctctatgtgtgtgtgtgtgtcagggttcAGAGGACGAAggcaggaggatgaagaggcgagagaaaaacagagttgCAGCTCAGAAGAGTCgcaagagacaaacacagagagccgACCTGCTgcatgaggtgtgtgtgtctgtgtgtgtgttgcctcttTAGCAGCATTACTGCTGACCTGTCAGGACCAGTACACCTGATGGGGACCAGAGCCTGCTCCtaatgaggtcaaaggtcatttttGAGGTTATGGTCTGGTCAGTACTTCTTGATTTGCACAGACCAAGATAATAACGAATTAGCAGCTGTTTTGTCCACCAGAGTCACAGAAACCACATAAAACTGAAGTTTCACAGTTTCTCCTTGTGATTATTGATCTACATTTCATTTTGCAAAAGCACCAAAGTAAACGAGAAGGTCCTGAGCCTTATGTCAATCATATGcagttcttcctcttcctgtcatcCACCGTTTCTTCTggtcttttctcctcttcctctcttccaggCCTGTgagctgctggagcagaggaaccagaAGCTGAGGACCGaggtgtttacatgtttacatgtttactcTCATTCCGGATGAAAGTGTTAAAATCCTATAAGAGCCTCAAACCAAtaaaaggacaaataaataaaaccgttgttttgtgtctcaggTGGATTCTCTGTCCGAGGAGCAGCGACTCCTGACTGAAGCTCTCTCCGCCCACGAGTCACAGTGTCCCATGATGCActgcttcttctcctcgtccAGCCTGCAGCCTGACAACATGGCCACCTGTTCAGTCTAAGGTCAGGGGGTCAcgtctctgacctctgacctctgtatCATCTCTACAGCTGTAATCCACCGTGTGATGCTACAACACAACTCCAGAGGGCAGTGTTCACTATGATCAGACACAAAGTGTCAGATTTCATAATGGCAGTGAAGAGCGCCCCCCGGTGGCCACACTGTACATTACCATCACTGTGGTTCCACTCCTCTTTCaggggaaaaattaaataatagttataataatagtaTGCATATTGTCCCTTCACATATGAAGACTGAATTATTCTGTTCCGTTTTAAAAAACTTATTTTGGGTTTGTGACTgcacaacttttattttatgtttttatttcattttagaGTCCGATGCACGTTTCCTCTGttgtgttaaaataaaagagattGTGTGATGTGATGATCTGAGGTGTAAAATCTGTTCAGTTAAAAGGTTATGAAATAATATCTTATCTCTCTACAATAGTATTACACAATAGCTTATTAGCAGCTTTATTATATGGAACCGGAGAAAACCCTAACCCAGATTTTTCCAGGAACTGGACCAAAACCAAAAACAGCTCAGTTAATAATTGAACTTGAGTTAAGTCAGAATCATGAGTTCTGGAAAAAGTGAAGACTCATAAGTTCCAAATGGAACTTCTGGAACGTCACAGGTTGAACCACTTGACATTTTCACTCTTCCCtcatgaaataaatacatataacaCAAACCTGTTGGAATGTATACAAATATGTGGCTTATTGTTTATCAttatacatgtttatttttataggaATAAACAGTCGTTTTCTGGGGCTGTTTTGATCCAGTCAATAGAAGAACATTAGAACAACATTgataactgaatatatttttattagatGTTCTGTTGTTCTATTTGTATAAAGCTCAACCCACTGTTGTGCACGTGCTTTTCACccagtgattttttttgtgttgcacCTCCTGATGGATGACTCTTTACAAGGGGTCTAATATTCTTATAaagtattattttaatttttaaatatatttaaataaggGAATGGTGATCAAAATGTTGTGATACCAGAGCGGTATCTTAGAAAATGATGTATTGGGTCTTttgtaaaacaacaaataatgataattttccATTGatcaacaaatttaaaaaacacatgatgaTGAATGGAAACAGCAAAATGCCTCGTGTGTGTTTCCGACCACATGTTAGTCGCGTTGGAGGGAAAGAGAAGTCACATGGGAGCATCCCTCATTCAGCTGAAGGTCTCCAGGTCATTCTGAAGTCACAGACACGTCAGAGAGGTTCTATAAACTCTGCTTCACCTGGATCTGTGGTTTGGTAACGCTGACGGACACTTGCTCAACGTCACAGTTCCACATCCTCACCACCATCGCATCATAAATCATGGTTTGAAATCTGCTCGGTGGTTTCGTTGTCCCTTCCTCTTGCACTCTGAGGTGAATGAACAAGAAGCTTACTCAGGAACAAAGGTTTGGATCCACCGGATCTCCTCCGAGACCTCTGGGAAAACCTGACTCTTATTCATCAGGGAAACAAGAGAACAGCTGATGTGTGGAGAAACGTTTCAGGTGGAAGGAACAGCTGCTTGTGGGATTGTCTCTCAGGTCTTCTCCACAGACAGGACCTGAAGGCGAGGGACACGATTCTGGGGCTGGAGGTTTccagctcgaccaatcacattcCAGCAGCTTTGGTTCCCTGCAGGTGAACAGTTCAAGTCACGTTTCTCTGAACTCACCTTGTGCGACCCCTCCCCTCTGGTTTGTGCGTCTGTTCTCACTCCTGCAGGAAGCTGACGTCACAGTGATCAGATCAGATCCTAAATGAGTCCGTCCACAGCAGCACAGCATCGCCGACAGGAAGCAACATGTCGACCTGAGAGTTCTCCTGAGAATACAGAAGGGAGCCAGcaccaccgacacacacagctgggacacaaacacacacacaagtcggATCTTTAAGTGTCATGTCATAACATCACCTGTAGGCTGCGCTCTGTTTAAATCCTAGTGTTTGCACCTGAATGTTCTGTGTGACGACActctgaactttgacctttgacctccacattctaatcagttcatgTTTGAATTCCAGTGAACATTTGCACAGAAAGTGAAGCGATCCCCTCGAGGCGCTGTGAGCAGTTGTGTTCCCGATGGGAGTGATTCTCTCCAGATGGGCTCGGCCTGAGTCGGAAAAGCAGGTTGAactttcctgctgcagctgttctGCTGGAACTTCTTTTATCTGCTGAGAAACTTATCTTCCAATCAGAGGCTGGATGGACTTCAATTATTCCTGCAAATTTCTCGCGAAGAGGAAAGTGGTTGCCAGTGATGaaacgacacacacacgcacacagactcacatacaaacacacacatgcacacacacacacactcacacacaccggCAGTGACACAGCTTCCCAGTCAGATAAATACAATCCGCCTCTGCTAAATTATGGAATGCTTTCTTTGTAATTTCTCTGGAAGAAGAACAAATGGTCAGAGTTCCAGACCCCGATGATTCTCATGAGATACAAATGTTTGTGGTACTCAAAGTATTTGATTGTAGACAAAACTTAAATCCACAGTGTTGAAAGAAAAGTCCCCTTTGAGTCATGATAAATACATGGACCTGTGTTATACATGTTGTTAACTCAAGGCCACAGGACGTTTCATCTTCTTGATTCTCCGATAACTTCAATCAACTcttttagaaactttttgactCATTACTTATGAAAATTGAGAAATCCAGAGTCTTGGAacatcacacccacacagaaacatgcacagCGTAGCAGCTCTTTTCCTTGAAATGACCACTGATGCAATCTGCCCACTCTCTGCTGGTATCTACTTCCTGGCATCTTGTAACATCTTGATGTGACTGTTCCTCTCATGATGGTTTATTATAAGCAAGCTACTGTAAAAAGAATCTTCCTGAAAACGATTCTTTCAGAGACTTTCGGAGACAAATCGTGTCTCAAGAGCATCATCATGGAGCCATTCAATCCAGGATACacacgctcgaccaatcaggagtcagtcccagctgtcaatcatgacgtctccgCCCATTTTTGTACCatcaaattaaactttaaaatcaaacataacAGCATCTCAGCAACCACCAGCAGTGAGATAAGAACggcctgaaatgacagaaacaaactTTGACAAACTTGTTTGGGATTTTTTAAGTTTGATAattgtcccatctactaacatggaggaggctggattcAGGAGctgtactgcagccggccaccaggggctTCAGATGAGGAGTCTGAACTTTTGTGAACTGTGGTTGCTCGTCCCACATGAGGTATTGTCCAATATGGGGCAAAAGTATGCAcacccccgcacacacacacaagcaaacacacacaaaacaacacaaagacacacacacacatacacacatgtaaaGGGAATATTCTTTGTCATTCTCTCGCCTGATGCAACTCAGGCATATGCAGAGATGACATGACTCATGTAACGACAGTGTTGTAATTTCTAAACTGcaacttcctgtgtgttgtggTCAAAGACCACAGCTTCATAcaccaaagtgtgtgtgtgtgtgtgtgtgtgtgtttgtgtcacagtcACATGAAGCACCTCAAGTGAAATAAATTCATTGTTTGCACAGTGTTATGACCCATAACCTCTCACTCACTAACTGACACTTTCCAGATGGGCTGAAGGTGACAACACAAACGTCTGAAGAGGAACTCCTGAAcccaaaacagaaaaggaaagtTGGTATGGAAAAGGAAAACCCACTGAATTTCATACGTGAAACTTATGCTACCATCATAAATAGATTAGTTAGAAGTATGTCAATAAGAGTTAAAGAATCGTGTCCTGATATACGTtggtttatttaattgtaatgCAATCACCTGAAATGAATAGACTGGTAACAGAGAAGTTAACGT
This genomic window from Platichthys flesus chromosome 18, fPlaFle2.1, whole genome shotgun sequence contains:
- the tatdn3 gene encoding putative deoxyribonuclease tatdn3 isoform X2; amino-acid sequence: MELGFVDSHCHISAREFEQDLEDVMQRSRQLSRCGGSMFRGPSSAGRRGARAAQRQASGGKTDGFHSVDSDLTRSVTVPTLLSGIRGRGGSSAGEQRPLTKIHNSGCDDLDAALPLLYEHRERLVAVGEIGLDFTPWRAPTQQGRDDQMSVFVKQLDVAKELDLPVNVHSRSAARVTIETMRQQGISRALLHNFAGKPSVALEGVKAGYLFSFPPAVCRNQQRDKLIRAIPLEHICLETDSPALGLDKHGRNEPGNIVLCCRYIAHVKGLSAQTVQLVTAQNAYRLFPGADTQQRSHKHTHKHTHSSEIYSLA
- the batf3 gene encoding basic leucine zipper transcriptional factor ATF-like 3; the protein is MSESKDDHLWDTCVGSEDEGRRMKRREKNRVAAQKSRKRQTQRADLLHEACELLEQRNQKLRTEVDSLSEEQRLLTEALSAHESQCPMMHCFFSSSSLQPDNMATCSV
- the tatdn3 gene encoding putative deoxyribonuclease tatdn3 isoform X1; this encodes MELGFVDSHCHISAREFEQDLEDVMQRSRQLSRCGGSMFRGPSSAGRRGARAAQRQASGGKTDGFHSVDSDLTRSVTVPTLLSGIRGRGGSSAGEQRPLTKIHNSGCDDLDAALPLLYEHRERLVAVGEIGLDFTPWRAPTQQGRDDQMSVFVKQLDVAKELDLPVNVHSRSAARVTIETMRQQGISRALLHNFAGKPSVALEGVKAGYLFSFPPAVCRNQQRDKLIRAIPLEHICLETDSPALGLDKGGTSPVTSSCAAGTSPTSKVCPLKPFSSSRHRMRTDCSPGLTRNNAHTNTHTNTHTVLKSTVWPEEGEELYDEELCKRRGVF
- the nsl1 gene encoding kinetochore-associated protein NSL1 homolog, which produces MRAARNVSAEPTGSVAPSGRGTLLAVGPGSPICGSGLTKNINKLAVKMETEEFRVPVATKKQVTELVDKYKDILKTALDGQTEVPEDTRRVLLQELLMNFEAAVQDNVLVNGKPWEEAPDAEEDESADLESLLDDTIVETTRRRRTYPRQILPHVVHSLKAERKLMGLYEQAVRPQEVARDPDQENIMTDLSAAAPEMVKQAIQVIKSISTLQKQAEGLCEILNMKPSHTSLEIHREVFSCTGQSDAPMLAPGRAAENRQPIEQAVEEAVASECYVPLAKRPGHPVGGAEPEKSTF